Proteins from a genomic interval of Rhodothermus marinus:
- a CDS encoding PP2C family protein-serine/threonine phosphatase, translated as MARYSILVVEDEHTLRRLLEYRLSKYYRVRSAANGEEALQLVLEEIPDLIISDIMMPKMDGFALQQALQSRKETRAIPFIFLTAKADEHSRMRGMRMGVDDYITKPFDIDQLLARIERLLERTKYFQTQLDARIGQDFSKKLMPKQLPSVPGYRLYFHNSPKEYGGGDFFDWTQHPSGSFFITIGDVMGKGLQAKFYAFSFLSYIRGTLYAMLQTAQSPAELLRRVNHVLMQDTVMEETFASLLILRWDPTTHEITYANAGHCRPILVKDRQTAEVVEYSDLILGLDSNATFQDATITIPAGGGLLLYTDGLMEQRTASGEMIGEQGLCELAPKMVGAEDPVQTLLQGILSRCNTDTFDDDILFFWMERLS; from the coding sequence ATGGCTCGATATTCCATTTTAGTGGTCGAGGACGAGCACACGCTCCGCCGCCTGCTCGAGTACCGGCTGAGCAAATACTACCGGGTGCGCTCGGCCGCCAACGGCGAGGAGGCCCTCCAGCTCGTGCTGGAGGAGATCCCCGACCTGATCATCTCGGACATCATGATGCCGAAGATGGACGGGTTTGCCCTGCAGCAGGCCCTGCAGAGCCGCAAAGAAACCCGGGCCATCCCGTTCATCTTTCTGACGGCCAAGGCCGACGAGCACAGCCGCATGCGCGGCATGCGCATGGGCGTCGACGACTACATCACCAAACCCTTCGACATCGACCAGCTACTGGCCCGCATCGAACGCCTGCTGGAACGCACCAAGTACTTCCAGACGCAGCTCGATGCCCGCATCGGACAGGACTTCTCCAAAAAGCTCATGCCCAAACAGCTCCCGTCCGTTCCGGGCTACCGACTCTACTTTCACAACAGCCCCAAGGAATACGGCGGCGGCGACTTTTTCGACTGGACGCAGCACCCGAGCGGCTCGTTCTTCATCACGATCGGCGACGTGATGGGCAAAGGCCTGCAGGCCAAGTTCTATGCGTTCAGCTTTCTCAGCTACATCCGGGGCACGCTCTACGCCATGCTCCAGACCGCACAGTCGCCCGCCGAACTCCTCCGACGGGTCAACCACGTGCTGATGCAGGACACCGTCATGGAGGAAACGTTCGCCTCGCTGCTGATCCTCCGCTGGGATCCCACCACACACGAGATCACCTACGCCAACGCGGGCCACTGCCGTCCCATTCTGGTCAAAGACCGCCAGACGGCCGAAGTGGTCGAATACAGCGATCTGATCCTGGGGCTCGATTCCAATGCCACGTTCCAGGATGCGACGATCACCATCCCGGCGGGCGGCGGCCTGCTGCTCTACACAGACGGCCTGATGGAGCAGCGCACGGCTTCCGGGGAAATGATCGGCGAACAGGGCCTGTGCGAGCTGGCTCCGAAGATGGTCGGTGCCGAAGATCCCGTCCAGACGCTCCTGCAGGGCATTCTGAGCCGCTGCAACACCGACACCTTCGACGACGACATCCTCTTCTTCTGGATGGAGCGCCTGAGCTGA
- a CDS encoding phenylalanine--tRNA ligase beta subunit-related protein: MPMQIHVENQIPRSDALLGLIRAEGVHVATEPEGLAEALQQLLAGRQQLPPELEARRQAVRDLLRNGRYKPTGRAKPASEYLLREAQAGGFPRINGPVDVANYISLLHMLPVSLWDLDRAASTRFRFRLGRAGEAYVFNTAGQQIDLTDLIVGCRVDPDSGADEPIVNPVKDSLATKTDATTTRVMACVYAPAAAVSVEALEAICRDFADWLARCGDRVETAWAVLPPEQTVTV, translated from the coding sequence ATGCCCATGCAGATTCATGTTGAAAATCAGATTCCGCGGAGCGATGCGCTGCTCGGCCTGATCCGTGCAGAAGGCGTGCATGTCGCGACCGAGCCGGAAGGGTTGGCCGAAGCGCTGCAACAGTTGCTTGCCGGGCGGCAACAATTGCCGCCCGAGCTGGAAGCGCGCCGGCAGGCCGTGCGCGATCTGCTCCGCAACGGCCGCTACAAACCCACCGGTCGCGCCAAACCGGCCAGCGAATACCTGCTCCGGGAGGCGCAGGCTGGCGGCTTCCCCCGCATCAATGGCCCCGTGGACGTGGCCAACTATATCAGCCTGCTGCACATGCTGCCGGTGTCGCTCTGGGACCTGGACCGCGCCGCCAGCACGCGTTTTCGCTTTCGACTGGGGCGTGCCGGCGAGGCCTACGTGTTCAACACGGCCGGGCAGCAGATCGATCTGACGGACCTGATCGTCGGTTGCCGTGTGGATCCGGACTCCGGTGCAGACGAACCCATCGTCAATCCGGTCAAGGACAGCCTGGCCACCAAGACGGACGCGACGACCACGCGCGTCATGGCGTGCGTCTATGCGCCCGCCGCGGCGGTTTCTGTGGAAGCGCTGGAGGCCATCTGCCGGGACTTTGCGGACTGGCTGGCCCGCTGCGGTGATCGCGTGGAGACGGCCTGGGCCGTGTTGCCGCCGGAGCAGACCGTGACGGTATGA
- a CDS encoding LptA/OstA family protein → MSARLLLLLLMGWGLAPALLAQPADTSRRPVSLQADSLVGGVDAAGRRFRELIGRVFLQQDSTRLWAERATQWPEERRIRFVGNVRIVERGDSLRADTIYYDSRQKVGRAIGRVRLWDGTVTVEAPLGWYYTREKRAVFEAGVRLADSAAVLTSQRGVYWSDEKRAEFHGNVRLTGENRYLEADTVVYFRDTKVALAQGRVFIEQQDTSEDGTVTRTLLFGRQAFNNEQTGYSRMTGRPLLVLLRPDSTGRVDTLLVRAGQLHFTRQDSLRRLVAVDSVQLWQRRLAARADSLVYDRIVRNGEVVWEEVRLFGDPIAWFEETQVFGDTLWLHGSGERDTLRVFPNAFVVQRDTVLDRLQQLKGRRLVGYFEQDSLRQLVVGPNAEAIYYLRDRNDSLRGAVRVSGDEITFWFAGDRVRRVRVQGGVQGVQYDRDRIPEPFQLEGFRWVPELRPDPADLLRESWIRQRLRTAPEWRRPSPPVMPASNPTAYERAGNH, encoded by the coding sequence ATGAGCGCACGTCTGCTCCTGCTATTGCTGATGGGATGGGGGCTTGCCCCGGCGCTCCTGGCGCAGCCGGCCGACACGAGCCGTCGCCCGGTATCGCTCCAGGCCGATTCGCTGGTCGGAGGTGTAGATGCGGCCGGCCGGCGCTTCCGTGAGCTGATCGGACGTGTTTTTCTCCAACAGGATTCGACACGACTTTGGGCCGAGCGCGCCACGCAATGGCCCGAGGAGCGGCGCATTCGCTTCGTGGGAAACGTGCGCATCGTGGAGCGCGGCGACTCGCTCCGGGCCGACACGATCTACTACGACAGTCGCCAGAAGGTCGGGCGCGCCATCGGGCGTGTGCGGCTCTGGGATGGCACGGTAACGGTGGAGGCCCCGCTGGGCTGGTACTACACCCGGGAGAAACGGGCGGTCTTTGAAGCCGGCGTACGGCTGGCCGACAGTGCCGCCGTGCTCACCAGCCAGCGGGGCGTGTACTGGTCCGACGAAAAGCGGGCGGAATTCCATGGAAACGTGCGGCTTACAGGCGAAAACCGTTATCTGGAGGCCGACACGGTCGTCTACTTTCGCGACACCAAAGTAGCGCTGGCGCAGGGGCGTGTCTTTATCGAACAGCAGGACACGTCCGAAGACGGTACGGTCACGCGCACGCTGCTTTTTGGGCGCCAGGCCTTTAACAACGAGCAGACCGGCTACAGTCGGATGACGGGCCGGCCGCTGCTGGTGCTGTTGCGGCCGGATTCCACCGGCCGAGTCGATACGCTGCTCGTGCGGGCTGGCCAGTTGCACTTTACGCGACAGGATTCGTTGCGACGACTGGTGGCCGTCGATTCCGTGCAACTCTGGCAGCGACGGCTGGCCGCCCGCGCCGACTCGCTGGTGTACGACCGTATCGTCCGGAATGGCGAAGTGGTGTGGGAGGAAGTGCGTCTGTTCGGTGATCCGATCGCCTGGTTCGAGGAAACCCAGGTCTTCGGCGATACGCTCTGGCTGCACGGTAGCGGCGAGCGCGACACGCTCCGGGTGTTTCCGAATGCCTTTGTCGTGCAGCGCGACACGGTACTCGACCGCCTCCAGCAGCTCAAAGGGCGGCGACTGGTAGGCTATTTCGAGCAGGATTCGCTCCGCCAGCTTGTGGTCGGTCCCAACGCCGAGGCGATCTACTACCTGCGCGATCGGAACGACTCGCTCCGGGGAGCCGTGCGCGTCTCCGGCGACGAGATCACCTTCTGGTTTGCTGGCGACCGGGTGCGGCGGGTGCGGGTGCAGGGGGGCGTGCAGGGCGTGCAGTACGACCGTGACCGAATTCCGGAGCCCTTCCAGCTCGAGGGCTTTCGCTGGGTGCCGGAACTTCGGCCCGATCCGGCCGATTTGCTTCGGGAAAGCTGGATCCGGCAGCGGCTGCGCACCGCACCGGAGTGGCGGCGGCCTTCGCCGCCGGTGATGCCGGCCTCGAACCCTACCGCCTATGAACGCGCCGGAAACCACTGA
- a CDS encoding ATP-binding protein: protein MMKEVRYRFNNLEDLIDRVHALFAKPDAGLPLPPENEDLRYRVQLTVHEWLANLIQHAHFGNRAPSIELTIRSNGRIVECFIDDNSEGFDLNGRLESNPSIQEAFPERGMGLHFIRACTKKLNYIRLKDGRHRLVFTLANDEDPWLDIPF, encoded by the coding sequence ATGATGAAAGAAGTGCGCTACCGATTCAACAACCTGGAGGATCTGATCGACCGGGTGCACGCCCTTTTTGCGAAGCCGGATGCCGGCCTTCCGCTGCCTCCGGAAAATGAAGACCTGCGTTATCGCGTCCAGCTGACCGTCCATGAGTGGTTGGCCAATTTAATTCAACACGCACATTTTGGCAACCGCGCGCCATCCATCGAGTTAACGATCCGCAGCAACGGTCGCATCGTCGAATGCTTTATCGATGACAATTCGGAAGGCTTCGACCTGAACGGACGGCTGGAGTCCAATCCGTCGATTCAGGAAGCTTTTCCCGAGCGGGGCATGGGCCTCCATTTTATTCGCGCCTGTACGAAAAAACTCAACTACATCCGCCTGAAGGACGGAAGACACCGTCTGGTCTTTACGCTGGCCAACGACGAAGATCCATGGCTCGATATTCCATTTTAG
- a CDS encoding STAS domain-containing protein — MSFSVEPLNAETVVIRVGKALDFRNAAEFKAICQEQVQTGVRNFILDFSETGILDSTGLGAIFSLYRQVSPRNGQVVFASVSRPVQVVVQLTRTYKVFRQFPTVEAAQEALQQT, encoded by the coding sequence ATGAGTTTCTCGGTCGAACCCCTGAATGCGGAAACCGTCGTCATTCGCGTCGGCAAGGCGCTGGACTTTCGCAACGCGGCGGAATTCAAGGCCATCTGCCAGGAACAGGTGCAGACCGGCGTCCGCAACTTCATTCTGGATTTTTCCGAAACGGGCATCCTGGACTCCACAGGACTGGGCGCCATTTTTTCCCTGTACCGGCAGGTTTCGCCGCGCAACGGCCAGGTTGTTTTCGCGTCGGTCTCGCGGCCCGTACAGGTGGTCGTGCAGTTGACGCGAACGTACAAGGTTTTCCGGCAGTTTCCCACGGTCGAAGCGGCGCAGGAGGCGCTGCAGCAAACCTGA
- the lptB gene encoding LPS export ABC transporter ATP-binding protein: MNAPETTELRAEGLFKRYRKRFVVQDVSLRVRQGEIVGLLGPNGAGKTTTFYMIVGMVRPNAGKIFLGDREITHLPMYRRARLGVGYLAQEASIFRQLTVEENLEAVLEFQPLSRAERRARVEQLLQEFGLERVRRSKGYMLSGGERRRTEIARALATRPRFLLLDEPFAGIDPIAVEELMALVADLRARGIGVLITDHNVHETLAITDRAYLLYEGHIFQHGTAEELAADPEVRRRYLGEKFTLERYR; the protein is encoded by the coding sequence ATGAACGCGCCGGAAACCACTGAGCTGCGGGCCGAAGGGCTTTTCAAGCGCTATCGCAAGCGCTTTGTCGTGCAGGACGTCAGCCTGCGGGTCCGCCAGGGCGAAATCGTGGGACTGCTCGGTCCGAACGGGGCCGGCAAGACGACCACTTTTTACATGATCGTGGGCATGGTGCGGCCCAACGCCGGCAAAATTTTCCTGGGCGACCGGGAGATCACGCACCTGCCCATGTACCGACGGGCGCGGCTGGGCGTGGGCTATCTGGCCCAGGAGGCGTCGATCTTTCGTCAGCTGACCGTCGAAGAAAATCTGGAGGCCGTGCTGGAATTCCAGCCGCTGAGCCGCGCCGAACGGCGGGCTCGGGTAGAGCAGTTACTGCAGGAATTCGGGCTGGAGCGCGTGCGTCGTTCGAAGGGCTACATGCTCTCGGGCGGGGAGCGGCGGCGGACGGAAATCGCCCGGGCGCTGGCCACCCGGCCCCGTTTTCTGCTGCTGGATGAGCCTTTCGCCGGAATCGACCCGATCGCCGTCGAAGAACTCATGGCGCTGGTGGCCGATCTGCGGGCGCGCGGCATCGGCGTGCTCATCACCGATCACAACGTGCACGAGACGCTGGCCATCACCGACCGCGCCTATCTGCTCTACGAAGGACACATCTTTCAACACGGCACCGCCGAAGAACTGGCCGCCGATCCCGAAGTGCGCCGCCGCTATCTGGGCGAAAAGTTCACGCTGGAACGCTACCGCTGA
- the lptC gene encoding LPS export ABC transporter periplasmic protein LptC — MKRLLQGILLVGCLLVAACRQSPAPEVVAAVQAEQEPEQESWQVDYRLSLEGRPRARLLAAHLIRQEFPESTYVVLEGTAEEPVRGWLFTPEGDSSATLRAQRVVYYENARRFEAEGEVEVVTRKGRRLLTDRLRWFEDRQRLYAPGFVRLLAPDEQVEGFELDADEQLTSYRLRRVTGRVVIEEETSE; from the coding sequence ATGAAACGCCTGCTACAGGGCATTCTGCTGGTGGGTTGCCTGCTGGTAGCCGCCTGCCGACAGTCGCCTGCGCCCGAGGTGGTGGCGGCCGTGCAGGCCGAGCAGGAGCCCGAGCAGGAGAGCTGGCAGGTGGACTACCGGCTTTCGCTGGAGGGACGACCCCGGGCACGCCTGCTGGCCGCCCACCTGATCCGCCAGGAATTCCCTGAAAGCACCTACGTGGTGCTTGAAGGAACGGCCGAGGAGCCGGTCCGGGGATGGCTTTTCACGCCGGAGGGAGACTCGAGCGCAACCCTCCGGGCGCAACGGGTCGTGTACTACGAAAACGCCCGCCGCTTCGAGGCCGAAGGTGAGGTGGAGGTGGTCACCCGGAAAGGGCGCCGGCTCCTGACCGATCGGCTGCGCTGGTTCGAGGATCGGCAACGGCTTTATGCGCCGGGCTTTGTGCGTCTGCTGGCGCCCGACGAGCAGGTGGAAGGGTTCGAACTGGACGCCGACGAACAGCTTACGAGCTACCGGCTGCGCCGCGTGACCGGCCGCGTCGTTATCGAAGAGGAAACGTCCGAATGA
- the thiI gene encoding tRNA uracil 4-sulfurtransferase ThiI, giving the protein MVEQTTGERSRTLLFLRPASELTLKSSRTRRRFQQLLVRNLKDALRSQEIPFRFVGSWSWFLIETEAPLQAIEALRHVPGIGPIMPIELVTGTSLEEIVQRGAEAFAERVRGRRFAVRARRRGNHPYRSRDIEVELGAALRPFAERVDLTNPEVTVYVEVREDRAYFYTTIIKGLGGLPIGSQGQALVLISGGFDSAVAAWLAMRRGVAVDYLFCNLGGKAYERAVLQVAKVLADAWSFGTRPRFYSVDFGPVVDEMRRHVRPAYWQVVLKRLMYRAGEAVARRTEALALITGESLGQVSSQTLKNLQAIEAGTSLPVLRPLLTYDKEEIINLARQIGTATLSERVREYCALTPDRPVTATRPEAVDAELAKLDLSVLDQAVASAEVYDLRALSASELVTPYLFIEEIPEGAVVIDCQSEALYEHWHYPGALHMDPWQLLQQFRHLDRDRVYVLYCPRGLQSAYVAEVMQREGYEAYSFKGGVPALKAYAQARGIEVPEL; this is encoded by the coding sequence ATGGTCGAGCAAACCACCGGCGAACGTTCCCGGACGCTGCTGTTTCTGCGGCCGGCTTCGGAGCTGACGCTCAAATCGAGCCGGACGCGCCGGCGCTTCCAGCAACTGCTGGTGCGCAACCTGAAAGACGCGCTGCGCAGCCAAGAGATTCCGTTTCGCTTCGTGGGCTCCTGGAGCTGGTTTCTGATCGAGACGGAGGCGCCGCTTCAGGCCATCGAGGCACTGCGCCACGTGCCGGGCATCGGACCGATCATGCCGATCGAACTGGTCACCGGCACGTCGCTGGAGGAGATCGTGCAGCGCGGGGCCGAGGCGTTTGCCGAGCGCGTGCGCGGCCGTCGCTTCGCCGTGCGCGCCCGGCGGCGGGGCAACCACCCCTACCGCTCGCGGGACATCGAAGTCGAGCTCGGCGCGGCACTGCGCCCCTTCGCGGAGCGGGTCGATCTGACCAATCCGGAAGTGACGGTGTATGTGGAGGTGCGGGAAGACCGTGCCTACTTCTACACCACGATCATCAAAGGCCTGGGTGGCCTCCCGATCGGAAGCCAGGGACAGGCGCTGGTGCTCATCTCCGGCGGCTTCGACTCGGCCGTGGCAGCCTGGCTGGCCATGCGGCGTGGCGTGGCCGTCGATTACCTGTTCTGCAACCTGGGCGGCAAAGCCTACGAACGCGCCGTGCTGCAGGTGGCCAAGGTGCTGGCCGACGCCTGGAGCTTCGGCACACGGCCCCGTTTCTACTCGGTGGACTTCGGGCCGGTTGTCGATGAAATGCGCCGCCACGTGCGCCCCGCCTACTGGCAGGTGGTACTCAAGCGGTTGATGTACCGGGCCGGCGAGGCCGTGGCCCGCCGGACCGAAGCGCTGGCGCTCATCACCGGTGAATCGCTCGGTCAGGTCTCCTCACAGACGCTCAAAAACCTGCAGGCCATCGAGGCGGGCACCTCGCTGCCCGTATTGCGCCCGCTGCTGACCTATGACAAGGAGGAGATCATCAATCTGGCCCGGCAGATCGGTACGGCCACGCTCTCGGAACGCGTGCGCGAATACTGTGCGCTGACCCCCGATCGGCCCGTAACGGCCACGCGTCCCGAAGCCGTCGATGCCGAGCTGGCCAAGCTCGACCTGTCGGTGCTCGACCAGGCCGTCGCCTCGGCCGAAGTGTACGATCTGCGCGCGCTGTCGGCCTCGGAGCTGGTGACCCCCTACCTGTTCATCGAAGAAATCCCGGAAGGCGCCGTGGTCATCGATTGCCAGAGCGAGGCACTCTACGAACACTGGCACTATCCGGGCGCCCTTCACATGGATCCCTGGCAGCTCCTCCAGCAGTTCCGGCACCTGGACCGCGATCGCGTCTATGTGCTCTATTGCCCGCGTGGCTTGCAATCAGCTTACGTGGCCGAGGTCATGCAGCGCGAAGGGTACGAGGCCTACTCGTTCAAGGGCGGGGTGCCGGCCCTTAAGGCCTACGCCCAGGCGCGGGGCATCGAGGTCCCTGAGCTTTAA
- the aroF gene encoding 3-deoxy-7-phosphoheptulonate synthase, which yields MVVVMQPGATEAQIQAVIERLNAYGFDVHRSTGVNQTVLGAIGVKPDFDIRHIKVLDGVADVYRVTEPYKFASRTWKKTDTQIEVNGVVIGGPEVVVMAGPCSVESEEQIMATAAHVAAQGATFLRGGAFKPRTSPYSFQGLGEVGLKLLREAADRYGLRVITEVMEVNQIELIYPYTDIFQVGARNMQNFALLKELGKVDKPVFLKRGPAATIEEWLMSAEYVIAHGNPQVILCERGIRTFETQTRNTLDLSAIPVVKQKSHLPIVADPSHGTGLRDKVIPMARAAVAAGADGIMVEVHPDPPSAKSDGPQSLYFDQFTELMRQIRLIAQVIGRTVREPLSETV from the coding sequence ATGGTTGTCGTGATGCAGCCCGGGGCCACCGAAGCCCAGATTCAAGCCGTGATCGAGCGACTGAACGCCTACGGGTTCGACGTGCACCGTTCGACCGGGGTCAACCAGACTGTGCTGGGCGCGATCGGGGTCAAGCCGGACTTTGACATTCGTCACATCAAAGTGCTCGATGGCGTGGCGGACGTTTACCGGGTGACCGAACCGTACAAGTTTGCCAGCCGTACCTGGAAGAAGACGGACACCCAGATCGAAGTCAACGGTGTGGTGATCGGCGGGCCCGAGGTGGTGGTGATGGCGGGGCCGTGCTCCGTCGAAAGCGAGGAGCAGATCATGGCGACGGCGGCGCACGTGGCCGCGCAGGGCGCGACCTTCCTGCGAGGGGGGGCCTTCAAGCCGCGCACCTCTCCTTATTCCTTCCAGGGACTCGGCGAAGTAGGGCTCAAGCTGCTGCGTGAGGCGGCCGACCGCTACGGCCTCCGGGTTATCACGGAGGTGATGGAAGTCAACCAGATTGAGCTGATCTATCCGTACACCGACATTTTCCAGGTGGGCGCCCGCAACATGCAGAACTTCGCCCTGCTCAAGGAGCTGGGCAAGGTGGACAAGCCGGTTTTCCTGAAGCGGGGCCCGGCGGCCACCATCGAAGAGTGGCTGATGAGCGCCGAGTACGTGATCGCGCACGGCAACCCGCAGGTGATCCTCTGCGAGCGCGGCATCCGTACGTTCGAGACGCAGACGCGCAACACGCTCGACCTTTCGGCCATCCCGGTGGTCAAGCAGAAGAGTCATCTGCCCATCGTGGCCGATCCCAGCCACGGGACGGGCCTGCGCGACAAGGTGATCCCGATGGCGCGGGCGGCCGTGGCGGCGGGCGCCGACGGCATCATGGTGGAGGTTCACCCGGATCCGCCTTCGGCCAAAAGCGACGGGCCACAGTCGCTCTATTTCGACCAGTTTACCGAGTTGATGCGTCAGATCCGGCTCATTGCCCAGGTGATCGGGCGGACGGTCCGTGAGCCGCTCTCGGAAACCGTCTGA